A genomic window from Paraburkholderia phytofirmans OLGA172 includes:
- a CDS encoding LysR family transcriptional regulator, translated as MELRLLEYFLRVAEFGSISRAAMDLALSQSALSRHMGALEHELNVQLFLRDSSGVKLSDAGAELAEQARTLLLQAEILREEVGAKTLGTVNFAMPLSMQRSVTSPLIAEIVMEHPDIKVRAYEGINNVLRETMRNGLPDLCVVAFSPIASPLYEEAPLLREQLYLVGNAKSGLELDRFVTASEIADLRMVMPGRPNVVRQMVESQLRRIDRRYLNAAEAETLPLCLDLVVRGLGYSVMPFCALFEHPLRSQVCAAPIRGMVLTWVVAINRNRMNSGTVAIAWRRMLRLISMRIDSGMWQGAELIWRPQDNSEDNGSTPLSRIC; from the coding sequence ATGGAATTGCGCCTGCTTGAGTATTTTCTTCGTGTGGCCGAATTCGGCAGCATCAGCCGGGCAGCGATGGATCTCGCCCTCTCTCAATCCGCGCTTTCCCGGCACATGGGTGCCTTGGAGCACGAATTGAACGTTCAGCTGTTTCTGAGAGATTCGTCTGGTGTAAAGCTCTCGGACGCCGGCGCCGAGCTGGCCGAACAAGCTCGAACTCTTTTGCTGCAGGCGGAGATTTTGCGAGAGGAGGTAGGTGCCAAGACGCTCGGAACCGTGAACTTCGCAATGCCCCTTTCAATGCAGAGAAGCGTCACTTCTCCCCTGATCGCGGAAATTGTGATGGAGCATCCGGATATTAAGGTTCGCGCTTACGAGGGCATTAATAATGTCCTGCGGGAGACGATGCGGAACGGCTTACCGGATTTGTGCGTCGTCGCGTTTTCCCCTATAGCGTCCCCCCTGTACGAGGAGGCTCCGCTACTCCGCGAACAGCTGTATTTAGTTGGTAACGCAAAGTCGGGCCTTGAACTTGACCGGTTCGTGACGGCATCCGAGATCGCTGACTTAAGAATGGTCATGCCAGGACGGCCCAACGTCGTCCGCCAGATGGTCGAGAGCCAGCTGCGGCGCATTGACCGCAGATACCTCAACGCCGCGGAAGCGGAGACGCTGCCCCTATGTCTGGATTTGGTGGTGCGCGGACTGGGGTATAGTGTCATGCCGTTTTGCGCCTTGTTCGAGCACCCATTACGTAGTCAAGTTTGCGCGGCTCCCATACGAGGCATGGTTCTGACGTGGGTTGTCGCTATAAACCGGAATCGAATGAATTCCGGCACCGTCGCTATCGCATGGCGGCGCATGCTGCGCCTGATCTCCATGCGAATTGACAGCGGAATGTGGCAAGGTGCTGAACTGATCTGGCGGCCCCAGGATAATAGTGAGGACAACGGGAGCACACCTCTCTCCAGAATCTGTTAG